The following DNA comes from Terriglobia bacterium.
AAGAGACTAGCGCGCTTTTCAGGCGCGACCTGGGCGTTTGGAGGTGCGCCGTGAGCGGGCGCGCAAAGTCGTGGCCGACAGTTCGACGACTTTGCCCCCGGACCAGATGTAAACCGGCAGACCCTCGCGGGTGCGTTCGGCAATGGCCTTCTTGACCGCCGCCTTCAATGCCAATAGCGCACGCTGTTCGAGCGGCAGTGCCAAGACGTTGTGAGGCAAGTTACTCACCTTCCTTCGTAACGCGAAATCAGGTCGCGGTAAAGCTCCTTCCGCATTATACGGAGCTTTCCCCGCTTCTCAAGCGCGATGATGTCTGGTGCGGCGCCCGAGTTGTCAAACAGAATCCAGGAGTCGGCCAGGACTCGATAGTGCTGGAAGAAATTCCTCATGGAGCGCTCGAATCGCCGGCGAACGACTGCCGCCGGCACATCATGACCGCCCTTCATCACGCGGCCTCTCACTCTTGACAACGCCAGTTCAACTGTAGGCACCCACAAAAAGAACAAATGCGCAGCGTAGCGACGCTTCTTGAGATCACGGATCAGGTTGAGATGGGTTCGGCCTGAGAGCGTCGTCTCAAAACCAAGGTCTACGGACCGCGTGGCCAGCAACTCGATCTCGCCGAGCATCAGCCGCCCGGCCCGGAACGCCGCTGCCTCCGGCGAAAACGGCGACACGCCCTCGGCGATCAGATCGGCATTGACGAAGTTCCTGCAGTTGGCATAGAGCGGTAGGAATTCGCGCGCGAAGGTCGTCTTGCCGGCACCGTTTGGACCAGCGATGATGTAAACGTTGAAACTCACAGCGGTTTTCCAGACTGCAATCCAATGCTACTCGGTGCGCGAAACACGTTCGCGGGTCTGCCTGTCCCGCCATGAAAGCGTTGGCCTAAAGCCTGACTATGCGCGTTCTGGCCGCCGTACCCTTCCGCTTGCGCGTTCCCACTTGCAGAAGGTCTGCCGCGATGGTGTGGTAGGCGTGCCGGGCGACGCCGTATTCCTCGAACAGGTAATCGCCAAAGATGGGCCGCACCCCGAGCTTCTCCAACTCCTCGGCGTCGACGTGGATTTGTGAAGCCCCTTCCAGCGCGTACTTGGCTTTCATCGCGCGTGACGCCGACGTGCGGTTCACGAGCGCGTAATCGAAGATGGCGCACCCGGCGTGATGGTAGATAGCGCGAACGTGCTCGGCCGCCGACAGCCCCAGGCTTTCGTTGGCCTGCGTCATCAGGTTGCAGACGAAGATCTTCACCGCGCGCGAATGGGTGATCGCTTCCGGAATCCCGTGGACCAGCACGTTGGGAATCAGGCTGGTGAACAACGAGCCCGGCCCGATGCT
Coding sequences within:
- a CDS encoding Zeta toxin family protein, with product MSFNVYIIAGPNGAGKTTFAREFLPLYANCRNFVNADLIAEGVSPFSPEAAAFRAGRLMLGEIELLATRSVDLGFETTLSGRTHLNLIRDLKKRRYAAHLFFLWVPTVELALSRVRGRVMKGGHDVPAAVVRRRFERSMRNFFQHYRVLADSWILFDNSGAAPDIIALEKRGKLRIMRKELYRDLISRYEGR